A section of the Primulina eburnea isolate SZY01 chromosome 1, ASM2296580v1, whole genome shotgun sequence genome encodes:
- the LOC140835341 gene encoding U-box domain-containing protein 13-like, producing the protein MDEDRAALSRKLIETVDEISAIPEYRAAVKKQYMNLARRLKLLSPMFEEIRDSKESIPEDSMKALASLVKALESAKELLLFGSEGSKIYLVLEREQIMIKFQEVTAQLEQALSGISFEKLDISDEVKEQVELVLAQFRRAKGRVDAPDFELHHDLLCLYNQSNDAAEDPDVLRRLVKKLQLDGISDLTQESIALHELVAETGGDPEESIEKMSMLLKKIKDFVLTVNPNIDSTATKKSVPASSSGKTLTDGDQTNLVIPDDFRCPISLELMRDPVIVSTGQTYERLYIEQWLREGHGTCPKTQQNLTSNSVTPNYVLRSLIAQWCEANGIEPPKRPSSYRATKTTSACSPDELIKIEALLHKLTSASLEDQRSAAGEIRLLAKRNADNRVAIAEAGAIPLLVQLLSTPDSRTQEHSVTALLNLSICDTNKGSIISSGAVPCIVLVLKKGSMEARENAAATLFSLSVVDENKVTIGSSGAIPPLVTLLSEGTQRGKKDAATALFNLCIYQGNKGKAVRAGVIPTLMRLLTEPQGSMVDEALAILAILASHPEGKAAIGAAVAVPVLVDVIGNGSPRNKENAAAVLVHLCSGDQQHLADAQELGVMGPLLDLAQNGTERGKRKASLLLERMDRFVETHKQVRVQTETQTQNSNSESTITTTATAIS; encoded by the exons ATGGACGAAGATAGAGCCGCGTTATCGCGGAAATTGATCGAAACAGTCGATGAAATTTCGGCGATTCCGGAGTACCGAGCTGCCGTGAAGAAGCAGTACATGAATCTAGCTCGGCGGTTGAAGCTGTTGTCTCCGATGTTTGAAGAAATTCGCGATAGCAAAGAGTCGATACCCGAGGATTCCATGAAAGCATTAGCTTCTCTAGTGAAAGCTCTGGAATCTGCCAAGGAATTACTGCTGTTTGGCAGCGAAGGGAGCAAGATTTATCTG GTATTGGAGAGAGAGCAAATCATGATTAAATTTCAAGAAGTTACGGCTCAATTGGAGCAAGCGCTGAGTGGCATTTCATTCGAAAAACTTGATATATCAGATGAAGTAAAGGAACAG GTTGAGCTTGTTCTTGCTCAATTCAGAAGAGCAAAGGGAAGGGTGGACGCACCAGATTTTGAGCTGCACCACGATCTTTTGTGCCTTTATAACCAGAGTAATGATGCTGCAGAAGATCCAGATGTATTAAGGAGATTGGTTAAAAAATTACAGCTTGACGGCATATCCGACTTAACTCAAGAATCAATAGCTTTGCATGAATTAGTTGCTGAAACTGGTGGGGATCCAGAGGAAAGCATAGAGAAGATGTCGATGCTATTGAAGAAAATTAAGGATTTTGTGCTGACAGTAAACCCCAACATTGACTCCACGGCAACGAAAAAGTCTGTTCCTGCAAGTAGCAGTGGGAAAACATTGACCGATGGAGATCAGACGAACCTTGTCATACCAGATGACTTTCGCTGTCCTATCTCATTAGAGCTAATGAGGGATCCTGTCATAGTATCAACAGGACAG ACATATGAAAGGTTGTACATTGAACAATGGTTGCGGGAAGGGCATGGTACTTGTCCCAAGACACAACAAAATCTTACTAGCAATTCTGTAACGCCAAACTATGTTCTTCGAAGTCTTATTGCACAGTGGTGTGAGGCAAATGGGATCGAACCTCCAAAGCGACCAAGCAGTTATCGAGCCACTAAGACTACATCTGCATGCTCTCCTGATGAGCTTATCAAGATAGAGGCTCTTCTACATAAGCTAACATCCGCCAGCCTCGAAGACCAACGGTCTGCAGCAGGCGAAATCCGCCTGCTTGCCAAACGGAATGCAGATAATCGGGTGGCAATAGCAGAGGCTGGTGCAATCCCTTTGCTTGTCCAGCTTTTATCAACTCCTGATTCTCGAACTCAGGAGCACTCCGTTACTGCACTTCTTAATCTTTCAATATGTGACACCAACAAGGGGAGCATAATATCCTCTGGTGCTGTTCCTTGTATAGTTCTCGTGCTCAAGAAAGGAAGCATGGAGGCACGGGAAAATGCAGCTGCCACCTTGTTTAGCCTGTCAGTAGTTGATGAAAATAAGGTGACAATTGGCTCTTCAGGAGCAATTCCACCACTGGTAACACTTTTAAGTGAAGGCACTCAAAGAGGGAAGAAAGATGCTGCAACGGCACTCTTCAACTTATGCATATATCAAGGTAATAAAGGAAAGGCGGTGAGGGCAGGAGTTATTCCCACATTGATGCGGCTACTTACTGAACCCCAAGGCAGCATGGTGGATGAGGCATTGGCAATATTGGCAATATTGGCTAGCCATCCTGAAGGAAAGGCAGCCATTGGAGCTGCAGTGGCCGTGCCTGTTTTAGTTGATGTTATTGGTAATGGCTCCCCGAGAAACAAAGAAAATGCAGCAGCAGTGTTGGTACATCTATGCTCTGGAGACCAACAACACCTTGCTGACGCGCAGGAACTAGGCGTTATGGGACCACTTCTTGATTTGGCGCAAAATGGCACAGAAAGGGGAAAGAGAAAAGCTTCCTTACTGCTTGAACGGATGGATAGATTTGTAGAAACACATAAGCAGGTGAGAGTGCAGACTGAGACTCAGACTCAAAACTCAAACTCAGAATCAACTATCACAACCACGGCCACCGCCATCAGTTGA